One genomic segment of Rissa tridactyla isolate bRisTri1 unplaced genomic scaffold, bRisTri1.patW.cur.20221130 scaffold_691, whole genome shotgun sequence includes these proteins:
- the CUNH19orf53 gene encoding leydig cell tumor 10 kDa protein homolog: MAQGRPKAAAKRPGRGKTTPSRATKGPRKGGRTIAPKKVRVIQQQKLKKRLEVAIRLKIEREAGQRAGSALPHALGGAAAPPPKGKAKKGRG, translated from the exons ATGGCGCAGGGGAGGCCCAAAGCGGCGGCGAAACGGCCCGGGCGGGGGAAAACGACTCCGTCCCGGGCGACGAAGGGGCCGAGGAAGGGAG gCCGGACCATCGCCCCCAAGAAGGTCCGCGTGatccagcagcagaagctgaagaag cgccTGGAAGTCGCGATCCGGCTGAAGATCGAGCGCGAGGCCGGGCAGCGCGCGGGCAGCGCCCTCCCCCACGCGCTGGGGGGCGCGGCCGCCCCTCCCCCCAAGGGCAAGGCCAAGAAGGGGCGGGGCTga